One Pyrus communis chromosome 4, drPyrComm1.1, whole genome shotgun sequence genomic region harbors:
- the LOC137731945 gene encoding uncharacterized protein At2g34160-like translates to MESSAIVVVADGIKATVTVNDNKPVVVATGGGGEAIATCGVGEAIAKCDVGDVATAETQKTKKLKNKNRIHVSHTKRPFFFYCNLAKRYIKQYNAVELSALGMAIPTLITIAESLKSNGVAVEKSISTSTVVSKLDGEDGRIVLKAQLAILLGKAEELEETAVPVAAA, encoded by the exons ATGGAGTCGAGTGCGATTGTTGTTGTTGCGGATGGGATTAAGGCTACGGTGACGGTGAACGACAACAAGCCTGTTGTCGTTGCTACTGGCGGTGGTGGCGAGGCCATTGCTACATGCGGTGTTGGCGAGGCCATTGCTAAATGCGACGTTGGGGATGTTGCTACCGCTGAGACTCAGAAGACGAAGAAGCTGAAGAACAAGAATCGGATTCACGTTTCGCACACCAAGCGTCCATTCTTCTTCTACTGCAATCTTGCCAAG AGGTACATCAAGCAGTACAATGCAGTTGAGCTCTCTGCATTGGGAATGG CCATTCCTACTCTGATCACAATTGCTGAGAGTCTCAAGAGCAATGGAGTTGCTGTCGAGAAGA GCATAAGCACCTCTACTGTTGTCTCGAAGCTGGATGGCGAAGATGGACGGATTGTGTTGAAGGCTCAG TTGGCGATTTTGCTGGGAAAGGCTGAAGAACTCGAGGAGACCGCAGTTCCTGTGGCTGCAGCGTGA